A single Bosea sp. PAMC 26642 DNA region contains:
- a CDS encoding DUF983 domain-containing protein — protein sequence MSVQIDYAIGRPAERDWRMAIGHGLMGRCPHCGKGRLFRAFLKPVDACEACGEVMLHQRADDLPPYIVITIVGHIVVGGLVMAEKYADWPMWLHMTIWPAMAIVLSLLLMQPVKGGVVGLQWGMRMHGFGGEPDRPERQPAVATLKP from the coding sequence ATGTCTGTTCAGATCGACTATGCCATCGGGCGGCCTGCCGAGCGCGACTGGCGCATGGCCATCGGGCATGGGCTGATGGGGCGCTGCCCGCATTGCGGCAAAGGCAGGCTTTTCCGCGCGTTCCTGAAGCCGGTGGATGCCTGCGAGGCCTGCGGCGAGGTCATGCTGCATCAGCGCGCCGACGACCTGCCGCCCTATATCGTCATTACCATCGTCGGCCATATCGTCGTCGGTGGGTTGGTGATGGCCGAGAAATATGCCGATTGGCCGATGTGGCTGCACATGACGATCTGGCCCGCCATGGCGATCGTGCTGTCGCTGCTCCTGATGCAGCCGGTCAAGGGCGGCGTCGTCGGTCTGCAATGGGGGATGCGAATGCATGGTTTCGGAGGCGAGCCGGACCGGCCCGAGCGCCAGCCAGCCGTGGCGACGCTGAAACCGTGA
- a CDS encoding NUDIX hydrolase, translating into MNENAVFLTQAERARVAVNVRPKDAATVLIIDRSAKKPRVLMGKRHPGHKFMPGKFVFPGGRIDPGDRRMTATGALGQVCETRLMARSVDPSPMKARALALAAIRETFEETGLLFGASDLGRPEKPPPGSWTEFASHGIFPDLGALTFVARAVTPPRRPKRFDTRFFTIDYGALAGKVEGVTGPDSELIELVWVSFDEAQQLDLPTITQVILREVDARLAAGFGPFLPVPYFWEKKGSFVREEL; encoded by the coding sequence GTGAACGAGAACGCCGTTTTCCTGACACAGGCCGAGCGCGCGCGCGTCGCCGTCAATGTCCGGCCGAAGGACGCCGCAACTGTGCTGATCATCGACCGCTCAGCGAAAAAGCCGCGTGTGTTGATGGGCAAGCGTCATCCTGGCCACAAGTTCATGCCCGGCAAGTTCGTCTTCCCTGGCGGGAGGATCGATCCGGGCGACCGCCGGATGACCGCAACCGGCGCGTTGGGCCAGGTCTGCGAAACCCGGCTGATGGCACGCAGCGTCGATCCGAGCCCGATGAAGGCACGTGCTCTGGCACTGGCGGCGATCCGCGAGACGTTCGAGGAGACCGGGCTGCTGTTCGGCGCGTCGGATCTCGGCAGGCCGGAGAAGCCACCGCCGGGCAGCTGGACCGAGTTCGCCAGCCACGGCATCTTTCCCGATCTGGGCGCCCTCACCTTCGTCGCTCGCGCCGTGACGCCGCCGCGGCGGCCCAAGCGCTTCGACACGCGCTTCTTCACGATCGACTACGGCGCGCTCGCCGGCAAGGTCGAGGGTGTGACGGGGCCGGATTCGGAGCTGATCGAACTGGTCTGGGTCAGCTTCGACGAGGCCCAGCAGCTCGACTTGCCGACGATCACCCAGGTCATCCTGCGCGAGGTCGATGCCAGGCTCGCCGCAGGCTTCGGCCCTTTCCTGCCGGTGCCCTATTTCTGGGAAAAGAAGGGCAGCTTCGTTCGCGAAGAGCTGTAG